A section of the Bacteroidota bacterium genome encodes:
- a CDS encoding acyl carrier protein, protein MKKEEVIDKVNAFLVEEFEIEPELIRPEATWKDIGIDSLDFVDIVVIVDNTFGIKLKGEDMADVKTLEDFYNFLESRVNVVAA, encoded by the coding sequence ATGAAGAAAGAAGAAGTAATTGATAAGGTAAATGCCTTTTTAGTAGAAGAATTTGAAATCGAGCCTGAGTTGATCCGGCCGGAAGCTACCTGGAAAGATATTGGCATTGACTCACTGGATTTTGTAGACATTGTAGTCATCGTCGACAATACTTTCGGCATAAAGCTCAAAGGTGAAGATATGGCAGACGTTAAAACCCTGGAGGATTTCTATAATTTCCTGGAAAGCAGGGTGAACGTAGTTGCGGCTTGA
- a CDS encoding beta-ketoacyl-[acyl-carrier-protein] synthase family protein — MNRVVVTGFGVYSTIGKNIEEVKESLKTGKSGIGIDPLRKQFGYRSALTGIIERPQLKGLLDRRTRVCMAEQGEYAYMATREALEMARMDLEFLEKNEIGLIYGNDSSSTPVIESIDIVREKKNTQMMGSGAIFQSMNSTITMNFSVIFKIKGVNYTISAACASGSHAVGMAYILIKNGYQDCIIAGGGQEVNIYSMGSFDALSAFSVNDSEPTKASRPFDRDRDGLVPSGGGATLVLESYEHAVKRGAPIIAEVIGYGFSSDGVHISVPTVSGPIRAMQMAIKDSGVKREEIDYINAHATSTPVGDMNEAKAIREVFGDIKPPISSTKSMTGHEMWMGGASEIIYSLIMMQNSFIAPNINFRNPDEFSQHLNIISQKTDKEINIFLSNSFGFGGTNSAVILKKIQ; from the coding sequence ATGAATCGAGTAGTTGTAACGGGTTTCGGCGTTTATTCAACCATTGGGAAGAATATTGAGGAGGTGAAGGAATCTCTGAAGACGGGAAAGTCGGGTATTGGCATTGATCCTCTCAGAAAGCAGTTCGGGTACAGATCAGCTCTTACCGGCATCATAGAACGCCCACAGCTAAAGGGATTACTTGACAGGAGGACCCGTGTATGCATGGCTGAACAGGGCGAATATGCCTATATGGCGACCCGTGAAGCGCTTGAAATGGCCCGCATGGACCTGGAATTCCTGGAAAAGAATGAGATTGGCCTCATTTATGGCAATGACAGTTCTTCCACTCCGGTTATCGAATCAATTGATATTGTCCGCGAAAAGAAGAATACACAAATGATGGGTTCCGGAGCTATATTCCAGTCGATGAACTCCACCATAACCATGAATTTTTCTGTGATTTTCAAGATCAAGGGTGTCAATTATACCATCAGCGCTGCCTGTGCCAGTGGATCTCATGCCGTTGGAATGGCTTATATCCTGATAAAGAACGGTTATCAGGATTGCATTATCGCCGGTGGCGGGCAGGAGGTAAATATCTATTCCATGGGAAGCTTTGATGCGCTCAGCGCATTTTCAGTTAACGATTCAGAACCAACCAAAGCATCCAGACCTTTCGACCGCGATCGCGACGGACTTGTCCCCAGTGGAGGTGGTGCCACCCTCGTTCTGGAAAGTTATGAACATGCCGTGAAAAGAGGAGCTCCCATTATTGCCGAAGTTATTGGCTACGGATTTTCATCCGATGGTGTGCATATTTCCGTACCTACGGTTAGCGGTCCTATTAGAGCTATGCAAATGGCTATCAAGGATTCAGGAGTGAAACGGGAAGAAATAGATTATATCAACGCCCATGCTACTTCAACTCCGGTTGGTGATATGAACGAAGCTAAAGCCATCCGGGAAGTCTTCGGTGATATTAAACCACCAATAAGCTCAACGAAATCCATGACAGGTCATGAAATGTGGATGGGCGGTGCCAGTGAGATCATTTATTCGCTGATAATGATGCAAAATTCTTTTATAGCACCGAATATCAATTTCCGGAATCCGGATGAGTTTTCCCAGCATTTGAATATCATTAGTCAAAAAACCGATAAGGAAATCAACATATTTCTTTCGAATTCATTTGGTTTCGGAGGCACAAATTCAGCAGTTATTCTGAAAAAAATCCAATAA
- the fabG gene encoding 3-oxoacyl-ACP reductase FabG yields the protein MKYALVTGGSRGIGRAISQSLAAMGYHVIINFRSNRDEADVTMQLIQESGGEATLMPFDVSDREQVSVALKSWKEQHPEEYIEVLVNNAGIRQDALMVWMKPEEWDHVMATNLGSFYNVTQLLIQDMLVNKYGRIINVVSLSGLKGLPGQSNYSAAKAGLIGATKALAQEVGRKGVTVNAVAPGYIRTDMTRDLDEKQLKSLIPVNRFGTPEEVAALVAFIASEKSSYITGQVISVNGGLYT from the coding sequence ATGAAATACGCATTAGTCACAGGAGGTTCACGGGGTATAGGCCGGGCGATAAGCCAGAGCCTTGCTGCTATGGGCTACCATGTGATCATAAATTTCCGGTCGAATAGGGATGAAGCCGATGTTACTATGCAACTGATTCAGGAAAGCGGTGGAGAAGCCACATTAATGCCTTTTGATGTCTCGGATAGGGAACAGGTTTCTGTTGCACTTAAATCCTGGAAGGAACAGCATCCTGAAGAATATATTGAAGTATTGGTCAATAATGCCGGAATCAGACAAGATGCCCTGATGGTTTGGATGAAACCGGAAGAATGGGATCATGTGATGGCAACAAATCTGGGCAGTTTTTACAATGTGACTCAGTTATTGATTCAGGACATGCTTGTAAACAAGTATGGCAGGATCATAAATGTGGTTTCACTTTCGGGACTGAAAGGCTTGCCCGGGCAATCAAACTATTCTGCTGCCAAAGCAGGTTTGATAGGAGCAACGAAGGCACTCGCTCAGGAGGTTGGGCGCAAGGGTGTTACAGTCAACGCTGTTGCCCCGGGATATATTCGTACCGACATGACCAGGGACCTGGATGAGAAACAACTGAAGTCACTAATCCCGGTAAACCGCTTCGGGACACCTGAAGAGGTTGCAGCATTGGTGGCCTTTATAGCCTCAGAAAAATCTTCGTATATTACAGGTCAGGTTATTTCTGTTAATGGAGGTTTATATACTTAA
- a CDS encoding aromatic amino acid ammonia-lyase: MISIGGELLTDEVIRKIVLENEKIEIDPEALRRVEENHSFLLSFASDKIIYGINTGFGPMARYRIEEEDQIALQYNLIRSHASGAGAPIQDIYIRAGLLARLNSLLQAHSGIHPEVPVLICEFLNHEIYPVIPEHGGVGASGDLVQLSHMALALIGEGDVSWRGKRMPVHEVFAELGLTPVSMHIREGLALINGTSVMTGIGAVNVARARKLLRWSVWASSLINELVESYDDHFSEELNSYKKHPGQQYIAGMIRKFTAGSALIRSRADHLFNGCKKKNLLDDKVQEYYSIRCVPQILGPVHDTIQNAGKVVTDEFNSVNDNPVIDDGIGNVFHGGNFHGDYISLEMDKLRMAVTRLSMLSERQLNYFMNDKLNEKWPPFVNLGRLGLNLGMQGVQFTATSTVAENQTLSNSMYVHSIPNNNDNQDIVSMGTNAALLTSRVIENAFQVLSIQLMALIQAVDYLGNDQGLSPVSRKYYSELRALVPKFEKDTTKYREIEIIRDYLINHCISVS, from the coding sequence ATGATAAGTATTGGAGGAGAGTTACTTACGGATGAGGTTATCCGGAAGATCGTACTCGAAAATGAGAAAATTGAAATTGATCCGGAAGCTTTAAGGAGAGTGGAGGAGAACCATTCTTTCCTGCTTTCCTTTGCAAGCGACAAGATCATATACGGGATCAACACAGGGTTTGGTCCCATGGCCAGGTACAGGATTGAGGAAGAAGATCAGATTGCCTTACAATACAATTTGATTAGAAGCCATGCATCCGGTGCAGGCGCTCCCATTCAGGATATTTATATCAGGGCAGGTCTGCTTGCCCGCCTGAATTCATTATTGCAGGCACATTCGGGCATTCATCCCGAGGTTCCCGTCTTAATTTGTGAATTTCTAAATCATGAAATATATCCGGTAATACCGGAACATGGGGGTGTAGGTGCCAGTGGGGACCTTGTCCAGTTATCCCATATGGCTTTGGCATTGATTGGGGAAGGGGATGTTTCCTGGCGAGGGAAAAGAATGCCGGTGCATGAAGTATTTGCGGAACTGGGACTTACACCGGTTTCGATGCATATTCGGGAAGGCCTTGCCTTGATCAACGGTACATCTGTAATGACTGGCATTGGAGCGGTAAACGTGGCTCGTGCCCGGAAACTCCTGCGCTGGTCGGTATGGGCATCATCCCTTATCAATGAGTTGGTGGAATCTTACGACGATCATTTCTCAGAAGAGCTAAACAGTTATAAGAAGCATCCCGGGCAGCAATATATAGCCGGTATGATCAGAAAGTTTACTGCCGGCAGTGCCCTGATAAGAAGCCGGGCCGATCATCTTTTTAACGGATGCAAGAAGAAAAACCTCCTCGACGATAAAGTCCAGGAGTACTATTCCATCCGCTGTGTGCCTCAAATCCTGGGTCCTGTGCACGATACCATACAAAATGCCGGAAAAGTAGTTACCGATGAGTTTAATTCTGTGAATGACAATCCCGTGATCGATGACGGCATCGGCAATGTTTTTCACGGAGGAAATTTTCACGGGGATTATATCTCTCTGGAAATGGACAAACTCAGGATGGCGGTCACACGTTTATCCATGCTTTCCGAAAGGCAGCTAAATTATTTTATGAACGATAAGCTGAATGAAAAATGGCCGCCTTTTGTTAATCTCGGACGACTGGGGCTGAACCTTGGTATGCAGGGCGTTCAGTTTACTGCTACATCCACGGTTGCTGAAAATCAGACTCTCTCAAACTCTATGTATGTGCATAGTATCCCCAATAACAATGACAACCAGGATATTGTCAGTATGGGCACAAACGCTGCTTTGCTCACCAGCCGCGTAATTGAGAATGCTTTTCAGGTCTTGTCGATTCAGTTGATGGCTCTTATCCAGGCTGTGGATTATCTGGGTAATGACCAGGGATTGTCCCCGGTTTCCAGGAAATACTACTCTGAATTGAGGGCCCTTGTCCCAAAATTTGAAAAAGACACCACAAAATATAGGGAAATTGAGATCATCAGGGATTATCTGATTAATCATTGTATTTCGGTTTCTTAG
- a CDS encoding zinc metallopeptidase translates to MAGIWIIFGVFMLLSWLVGQQLRAKFKAYSKIPINYGMTGEEVARKMLHDNGIYDVRVESVPGSLSDHYNPLKKTVNLSPEVYSGRSVASAAVAAHECGHAVQHARAYSFLKMRSALVPIVSFTSKWVQWVLLAGIILVQTMPQILLAGIILFGFTTLFSLITLPVEIDASRRALAWLNTSGITNAQTHPKAQDALRWAAYTYVVAALASLATLFYYIIIFMGRRE, encoded by the coding sequence ATGGCAGGAATTTGGATCATTTTTGGTGTTTTCATGTTATTGAGCTGGCTGGTTGGCCAGCAATTGCGGGCGAAATTCAAGGCGTACTCAAAGATTCCGATAAATTATGGTATGACCGGAGAAGAGGTTGCCCGGAAAATGCTTCACGACAATGGTATATATGACGTTAGGGTAGAATCCGTTCCGGGCTCCTTATCCGATCATTATAATCCTTTAAAGAAGACGGTAAATCTCAGTCCGGAGGTATACAGCGGCAGGAGTGTTGCATCCGCTGCGGTAGCCGCGCACGAATGCGGCCATGCGGTGCAGCATGCCAGGGCATATAGCTTTCTGAAGATGCGGTCGGCTCTGGTTCCTATAGTTAGCTTCACTTCCAAATGGGTTCAGTGGGTCTTGCTGGCCGGGATCATTCTGGTGCAAACCATGCCGCAAATACTGCTGGCAGGGATAATCCTGTTCGGATTTACAACGCTATTCAGTCTTATTACTTTACCTGTTGAGATAGATGCAAGCCGCCGTGCATTGGCCTGGTTAAACACAAGTGGTATCACCAATGCTCAAACTCATCCAAAGGCACAGGACGCACTTCGCTGGGCCGCTTACACTTATGTGGTGGCTGCACTGGCTTCGCTGGCAACATTATTTTACTACATTATAATATTTATGGGAAGAAGAGAGTAG
- a CDS encoding Hsp20/alpha crystallin family protein codes for MLPVVKWYNSLPKTVDEFFGRDFMSDILGEKTGISVPVVNIKEGKDDFKIEVVAPGLEKKDFQIDLDQNVLTIRSQKEENLEEKDSTYMRREFSYSSFSRSFTLPEMVKAEDIKASHKDGVLYITIPKKEEAKLKAPKQIKIS; via the coding sequence ATGTTACCGGTAGTAAAATGGTACAATTCGTTACCAAAGACTGTTGATGAGTTTTTCGGCAGGGACTTCATGTCTGATATTTTGGGAGAAAAGACCGGTATCAGCGTTCCCGTCGTTAACATCAAGGAAGGGAAAGACGACTTCAAGATTGAAGTAGTCGCTCCCGGCCTTGAAAAAAAGGATTTCCAGATTGACCTTGATCAGAATGTGCTGACCATACGTTCACAGAAAGAAGAAAATCTGGAAGAAAAAGACAGCACATACATGAGAAGGGAATTTAGCTACAGCAGCTTCAGCAGGTCTTTCACCCTGCCTGAGATGGTTAAGGCAGAAGACATCAAAGCCAGCCATAAGGACGGAGTGCTTTACATAACCATTCCTAAAAAGGAGGAAGCGAAGCTGAAAGCTCCAAAGCAGATTAAAATTTCCTGA
- a CDS encoding T9SS type A sorting domain-containing protein produces the protein MKRIVFFVLFTAFLASGGMKSYSQDESHTFMGKREAGHIKSSALANETRATSTFLLQEDFSGGTFPPAGWTIVGDGQDNWSAENSSNAGGSSPEAVFSWSPMFEGNSKFVTPIISTVGMTKLLLEFKHLLDHYGGDYSILIETTSDGTTWTEAWSMVNPSSNAGPETVAMFIDNDDVGSSSFQFCFTFTGNSYNLDYWYIDDVLLSESNAYDAASTVIMIPGFIPAGDTVIPGAVISNYGTETISFDVAFEVLQNSIPQYTSIAGVSGLEPLESISLSFDPWITVEGSYSARVITLLAGDENPSNDTLYKSVEVVEGAVIKKPLFEVFTASTCGPCASVNPIIDEILENNPGEYSLIKYQMDWPSGGDPYYTEQGGVRKEYYGVAWVPDFYGNGDQDDGASFTQIVFDTYAEQLTLLTIEATASIDQNYIVSYEATINPVGHYSAGLKAHVCIVENTTIGNYGNNGETEFHNVMLSMIPDANGTTLGEIIEGVPVEISGTCDMNQTFMEEPVDLSLIVFIQDDLNKEVIQSQMVDVQASGFIPYSITFNVFDHNGIPVNNAEVKMDAQSLNFTNSSGQAYFPVAYPNSYDYRISKAGLEVVIGTLTVTNENLVIDITLNDPSSFLLYEDFTSGSLPSGWTSYYSGSNEVYWALESMVLYRGQPTGDIWLISPQIDLAMAEKIYIEAGMSHGDPLPAMVIGTLPDPSDTASFSELASIVTSENGFDWYEIDLSEYTGSDTYIGWTYDGPNGWYVIETVKVTAEGTGIETMYPAGNVLVYPNPAKEYIYIQSEESINNIRLLNNFGQLTKFLSISGNAVRIPIMTLASGIYILVIQTESQTITKKVCID, from the coding sequence ATGAAAAGAATTGTATTTTTCGTTTTATTTACTGCTTTCCTGGCATCTGGGGGTATGAAATCATATTCTCAGGATGAATCTCATACTTTTATGGGTAAAAGGGAAGCCGGGCATATTAAATCATCTGCTCTTGCTAATGAAACCAGAGCGACATCCACATTCCTTTTACAAGAGGATTTTTCAGGGGGGACTTTTCCTCCAGCCGGTTGGACAATCGTCGGAGATGGTCAGGATAATTGGTCTGCCGAGAATTCCAGCAATGCCGGAGGAAGTAGCCCTGAAGCTGTGTTTTCCTGGAGCCCTATGTTTGAAGGAAACTCAAAGTTTGTAACACCAATCATTTCTACAGTTGGTATGACAAAACTTTTACTTGAATTCAAACACTTGCTTGATCACTATGGAGGTGATTACTCAATCCTGATTGAAACAACAAGCGATGGTACTACCTGGACTGAAGCATGGTCTATGGTAAATCCTTCATCTAATGCCGGACCGGAAACGGTTGCCATGTTCATTGATAATGATGATGTTGGATCCTCGAGTTTCCAGTTTTGCTTCACCTTCACAGGTAATTCATATAATCTTGATTATTGGTATATTGATGATGTATTATTATCTGAATCCAATGCCTATGATGCTGCTTCAACGGTTATTATGATACCGGGATTTATACCAGCAGGCGATACTGTAATCCCAGGTGCGGTTATATCCAATTATGGAACCGAAACGATATCTTTTGATGTGGCTTTTGAGGTTTTGCAGAATTCAATTCCTCAGTATACCTCAATAGCTGGGGTTTCCGGTCTGGAACCACTCGAATCTATCAGTTTGAGTTTTGATCCGTGGATAACAGTTGAAGGGAGCTATTCAGCCAGGGTAATAACACTGTTAGCCGGAGATGAAAATCCTTCTAATGATACCCTATATAAATCTGTGGAGGTAGTGGAAGGTGCAGTTATAAAGAAACCTTTATTTGAAGTCTTTACAGCATCCACTTGTGGGCCGTGCGCTTCGGTAAACCCAATCATTGATGAGATATTGGAGAATAACCCGGGTGAATACAGTTTGATAAAATATCAAATGGATTGGCCGAGTGGTGGAGACCCTTATTATACTGAGCAGGGAGGAGTCAGGAAAGAGTACTACGGAGTGGCATGGGTCCCTGATTTTTATGGGAATGGTGACCAGGATGATGGGGCAAGCTTTACACAGATAGTCTTTGATACCTATGCGGAACAGCTTACCCTTTTAACCATTGAAGCTACTGCATCGATAGATCAGAATTACATCGTTAGCTATGAGGCAACAATAAATCCGGTAGGCCATTATAGTGCGGGATTAAAGGCCCATGTTTGTATCGTAGAAAATACTACTATAGGAAACTACGGAAATAACGGGGAAACGGAGTTTCATAATGTCATGTTATCAATGATCCCTGATGCAAATGGAACAACACTTGGGGAGATAATTGAAGGTGTTCCCGTTGAAATTTCAGGAACTTGCGATATGAACCAGACTTTTATGGAAGAACCAGTAGACCTTTCTTTAATTGTTTTTATTCAGGATGATCTCAACAAAGAGGTAATTCAATCACAAATGGTGGATGTGCAGGCTTCAGGGTTTATTCCATATTCAATAACATTCAATGTATTCGACCATAACGGGATTCCTGTAAATAACGCAGAAGTGAAAATGGATGCACAATCCTTGAATTTTACAAATTCCTCAGGCCAGGCATATTTCCCTGTTGCTTATCCAAATAGCTATGATTACAGGATAAGTAAAGCCGGACTTGAAGTCGTAATAGGAACCTTAACGGTTACAAATGAAAATCTGGTTATAGACATAACTTTAAATGATCCAAGTAGTTTCCTGTTATATGAAGACTTTACGTCGGGGTCTCTTCCTTCCGGTTGGACCAGCTATTATTCCGGTTCCAATGAAGTTTACTGGGCACTGGAATCTATGGTTCTTTATAGAGGTCAGCCAACGGGTGATATCTGGCTGATCTCTCCCCAGATTGATCTTGCCATGGCAGAAAAGATTTATATTGAAGCTGGAATGAGCCATGGAGATCCACTTCCTGCCATGGTGATAGGAACTTTGCCTGACCCATCGGATACAGCTTCATTTAGCGAACTTGCAAGCATTGTAACTTCGGAGAATGGGTTTGACTGGTATGAAATTGATCTCTCAGAATATACAGGATCTGATACTTATATTGGCTGGACATATGATGGGCCAAATGGTTGGTACGTAATTGAAACTGTAAAAGTTACTGCTGAAGGAACCGGTATTGAAACAATGTATCCAGCGGGGAATGTTTTGGTTTATCCTAACCCGGCTAAAGAGTATATTTATATTCAATCAGAAGAAAGCATCAATAACATCAGATTGCTGAATAATTTTGGGCAATTGACGAAGTTTTTATCCATCTCAGGTAATGCGGTGCGAATTCCAATCATGACATTGGCATCTGGTATATATATCCTGGTAATACAAACAGAGAGTCAAACCATAACGAAAAAGGTTTGCATCGATTAG
- a CDS encoding MFS transporter: protein MKESAVVHSTVVPRGDKKIIRGWIIYDWANSVYQLTIGSTIFVTYYNEITSNNGSFTVDFFGLEVINTVLYSWAIASAYLVLAILSPLLSSIADYTGRRKMFMKIFTWMGALSCGMLFFFTKDTLELGVIFLSLGTLGYAGSIVFYNSFLPVIADPSEHDRISAKGYSMGYLGGVILLVLNLIMIMHPGWFGLRESSDFAARISFISVFVWWLGFSQITFRRLPKYTFRKKERKGSTFLNGYRELRIVFHEIRQSRAIRIYLPGYFFFMMGLLTVMFMAASFGVKEIGLKNEILIPTVLVINLVGIFGAWFFARLSGRIGNLPALIITLVIWILICAGSYFITNATGFMIAAFFIGIVMGGTQSLARSTYSKMLPRSTTDHTSFFSFFDVMEKLAMAAGMFTFGFIEAMTHSMRFSVLAIGAFFFTGLFLVILIPKWEWTQKKLGNGDKTFILVAIFFVFMLVIPVKKHLSQNLIVIDSLELVLEVTGDTVKKTEILIELTDKYINNDPEKALDYAIRAYDYSDVLNYDAGLVSSMLRMAEVYRIKSNFQKSVEFAIKAKNLSERNDFQSSLAESLLILGKVYLDLNDYEKSSGYLFESLRLYTQQDDQKGIADALRNIGNQFFDQGNYEKSLEYQQKSLSISTRINYKEGISSSLNNIAINYGRLNQIENIEKYLLEAVNLNKSIGQRLWEGVNYMNLSELYMDINDYGLSKEYLKKGSEIFTELNNLPFICQTHLSYSSYYNLTGKKDSSIWFAKSAFNIATRNKLTLLKREAAKVLQELYYSGKDMENAYKYMNVQYEANDSLQIEKSIATIAQLELLFQMEKEKQEVKLKRQQKDFNYKITIVSLFFTLIILVIVLTTRHRIKSKKALYEKEKLGNEIISKNKELTTNVLSLMRKNEMLSDISQKLQVIEKESQSDETSLVIRRIAREFQNATEHKILEEFDLRFNQVHIDFYSRLTAVFPTLTPGELRICAFLRLNMTTKEISRLTGQQITTLENARYRIRKKMGLANSDVNLISYLSSF from the coding sequence TTGAAAGAATCTGCCGTTGTTCATTCCACCGTAGTTCCGAGGGGAGATAAAAAGATCATCCGGGGTTGGATCATATATGACTGGGCCAATTCGGTATACCAGCTTACTATAGGTTCAACGATATTTGTGACCTATTACAACGAGATCACAAGTAACAACGGGAGTTTTACTGTTGATTTCTTCGGACTGGAAGTGATCAATACCGTTCTGTACTCATGGGCAATTGCTTCTGCTTACCTGGTGCTTGCTATTTTATCTCCCTTATTGTCGTCAATTGCAGATTATACCGGCCGAAGAAAAATGTTCATGAAGATCTTCACCTGGATGGGAGCCCTTAGTTGCGGGATGTTATTTTTCTTCACAAAAGATACTCTTGAACTGGGTGTTATTTTCCTGAGTTTGGGTACCCTTGGATATGCTGGAAGTATCGTATTCTATAATTCTTTTCTTCCTGTGATCGCTGATCCTTCTGAACATGACCGTATCAGCGCAAAGGGGTATTCAATGGGTTACCTTGGTGGAGTGATCCTGTTGGTTCTGAACCTGATCATGATCATGCATCCCGGATGGTTCGGATTAAGAGAAAGTTCAGATTTTGCCGCCAGGATTTCCTTTATTTCAGTCTTTGTTTGGTGGCTGGGCTTTTCCCAGATCACTTTCAGAAGGCTTCCCAAATATACATTCCGTAAAAAGGAAAGAAAGGGGAGTACTTTTCTGAACGGGTATCGTGAGTTACGCATAGTTTTTCATGAGATCCGGCAATCCAGGGCTATACGGATCTATCTTCCGGGTTATTTCTTTTTCATGATGGGACTGTTGACAGTGATGTTCATGGCTGCCAGCTTCGGTGTAAAAGAGATCGGCTTGAAAAATGAGATACTGATCCCGACAGTTTTGGTTATCAATCTGGTCGGAATCTTCGGTGCATGGTTTTTTGCTCGATTATCGGGGCGAATCGGGAACCTTCCTGCTTTGATTATTACATTGGTGATATGGATATTGATTTGTGCAGGTTCCTATTTTATTACCAATGCGACAGGATTTATGATTGCAGCTTTTTTCATTGGAATTGTAATGGGTGGTACGCAATCCCTGGCTCGTTCCACCTATTCGAAAATGCTACCTCGTTCGACAACCGATCATACTTCTTTTTTTAGTTTCTTTGATGTAATGGAAAAACTTGCTATGGCAGCCGGTATGTTCACTTTTGGTTTTATTGAAGCCATGACGCATAGTATGCGCTTTAGTGTGCTGGCGATAGGAGCATTCTTTTTTACGGGACTATTCTTGGTAATTCTTATTCCAAAATGGGAATGGACGCAAAAGAAACTCGGAAATGGCGATAAAACATTCATCCTTGTTGCCATTTTTTTTGTTTTTATGTTAGTGATTCCTGTAAAAAAGCATTTAAGTCAGAACTTAATTGTGATCGATAGTCTGGAACTTGTTTTGGAGGTTACAGGTGATACTGTTAAAAAGACTGAAATTTTAATAGAGCTTACAGATAAATATATTAATAATGATCCGGAGAAAGCCTTGGATTATGCAATAAGGGCTTATGATTATTCCGATGTGTTAAATTATGATGCAGGTTTGGTATCTTCAATGCTTCGCATGGCAGAGGTTTACCGCATTAAGTCAAATTTTCAAAAGTCGGTCGAATTTGCTATAAAAGCAAAAAACCTTTCAGAAAGAAACGATTTTCAATCTTCTCTTGCAGAATCTTTGTTGATACTTGGTAAAGTATATCTTGATCTGAATGATTATGAAAAGAGTTCCGGTTATTTATTTGAATCGCTCAGACTTTATACTCAACAAGATGACCAAAAAGGCATCGCAGATGCGCTTCGAAATATTGGGAATCAATTTTTTGACCAGGGGAATTATGAGAAATCATTGGAGTATCAACAGAAGTCTTTATCAATTTCTACCCGTATTAATTATAAAGAGGGAATTTCCAGTAGCCTTAACAATATTGCCATCAATTATGGAAGGTTGAATCAGATCGAAAATATTGAGAAATATCTCCTTGAAGCAGTCAATCTTAATAAAAGCATAGGACAAAGATTATGGGAAGGGGTTAATTACATGAATTTGTCTGAGCTATACATGGACATAAATGATTATGGGCTTAGCAAAGAATATCTAAAAAAAGGAAGCGAAATATTCACAGAATTAAACAATTTGCCATTTATATGTCAAACCCATTTAAGCTATTCATCTTATTATAACCTGACCGGGAAGAAGGATTCAAGTATTTGGTTTGCTAAAAGTGCTTTCAATATTGCAACCCGGAATAAGCTTACTTTACTGAAAAGGGAAGCTGCTAAAGTTCTACAGGAGCTATATTATTCCGGGAAAGATATGGAAAATGCCTATAAATACATGAATGTGCAATATGAAGCTAATGACAGCCTGCAAATAGAAAAAAGTATAGCTACAATTGCACAACTTGAATTGTTATTTCAGATGGAGAAGGAAAAGCAGGAAGTAAAACTAAAAAGGCAGCAAAAGGACTTCAATTATAAAATTACTATTGTCAGCCTTTTTTTCACTCTCATTATTCTGGTAATTGTGCTTACTACAAGGCACAGGATCAAGTCGAAGAAAGCTTTATATGAAAAGGAGAAACTGGGGAATGAGATAATATCTAAAAATAAGGAACTCACTACTAATGTACTTTCTTTAATGAGAAAGAATGAAATGCTTTCGGATATTTCTCAAAAATTGCAGGTAATTGAAAAGGAGTCACAAAGTGATGAGACCAGTTTGGTAATCCGCCGAATCGCACGAGAGTTTCAAAATGCAACAGAGCATAAAATTCTCGAGGAGTTCGACTTAAGGTTTAATCAGGTACACATTGATTTTTACTCCAGACTAACAGCGGTATTTCCAACTCTTACACCGGGAGAACTACGCATTTGTGCTTTTTTAAGGTTGAATATGACAACCAAGGAGATTTCTAGGCTTACAGGTCAACAGATTACTACACTTGAAAATGCAAGATATCGTATCCGGAAGAAAATGGGCCTGGCAAATTCTGATGTTAATCTGATTTCTTACCTGTCATCATTTTAA